The Mycobacterium avium subsp. avium genomic sequence GCCCGAGCCGCGACCGGGCCCGGCGCTAAACGGCCGCTCGGTCGACCAGGTGCTGCAGCAGTGCCGAAGTTCCGCGGCGGCACGGGGTTTGACGGCGGCCGACCGGGTGCTTTCCAGCGCGTCGTGGCCGGATCCCGACGCGCTGGTGGACGGGCTGCTGGCGATCCTGGCCGTCGGCGGCTCGCTGGTTCAGGTGGCCAATGCCGACCCGGCGGTGCAGCAGCGCCGAATCGAATCCGAGAAGGTCACCCGGGTGCTGTGAGCGCCTGCCTTCGGGCGCCCGATACATATTGATATCGCTATATTTCGATGTTAACGTCGTGCGAGCATGGGCTGAACGCGCACACGACAGGAAGGTTGCGGCAATGGCGGTCTACGGGCTGTTGGCGAAGGCGGCAGGGACGGTGGTCACCGGGTTGGTCGGCGTGACGGCCTACGAGGTGGTGCGCAAGGCCGTGGCCAAGGCGCCCCTGCACGAGACGGCCGTCAAGGGGGCCGAACTGGGCCTGCGCGGCACCCGCAAGGCCGAGGAGGCCGCCGAGTCGGCGCGGCTCAAGCTGGCCGACGTGATGGCCGAGGCCCGCGAGCGCATCGGCGAGGAGGCGCCCACGCCCTCGATCGCCGACACCCACGACCACGAGCACTGACCCTTCCGCTATGGAAGACCCTGCGCTGCAAGTCATTTCGGATGCAGCCGGACGGATGCGGGTGTCGGTCGGGTGGGTGCGCGCCGACTCGCGGCGCGCCGTGGCGGTCGAAGAGGCCGTGGCCAAGTGCGACGGCGTGCGGGTGGTGCACGCCTACCCGCGCACCGGCTCGGTGGTCATCTGGTATTCACCGCGGCGCTGCGACCGGTCCGCGGTGCTGGCCGCCATCGGCGAGGCCGCCCACGTCGCCGCCGAGCTGATCCCGGCCCGCGCGCCGCACTCCTCGGAGATCCGCAACGCCGACGTGCTGCGCATGGTGATCGGCGGCGCGGCGCTGGCCCTGCTCGGCGTGCGCCGCTACGTGTTCGCCCGCCCGCCGCTGCTGGGCCCCAGCGGCCGGCTGTTCGCCACCGGCGTCACCGTGTTCACCGGCTACCCCTTCCTGCGCGGCGCGCTGCGCTCGCTGCGGTCGGGGCGGGCCGGCACCGACGCGCTGGTCTCGGCGGCGACCGTGGCCAGCCTGGTGTTGCGCGAGAACGTGGTCGCGCTGACCGTGCTGTGGCTGCTCAACATCGGCGAGTACCTGCAGGACCTGACGCTGCGCCGGACCCGGCGCGCCATCTCCGAGCTGCTGCGCGGCAGCCAGGATACGGCGTGGATTCGCCTGGAGCACAACGAGATTCAGGTGACCACCGACACCCTGCAGATCGGCGACGAGGTGGTGGTGCACGACCACGTCGCCATCCCGGTGGACGGCGAGGTGATCGACGGCGAGGCGATCGTCGACCAGTCCGCGATCACCGGGGAGAACCTGCCGGTCAGCGTGGTGGTCGGAATGCCGGTGCACGCCGGCTCGGTGGTGGTGCGCGGCCGCCTGGTGGTGCGCGCCCGCGCCGTCGGCAACCAGACCACCATCGGGCGCATCATCACCCGGGTCGAAGAGGCGCAGCACGACCGGGCGCCGATCCAGACCGTCGGCGAAAACTTCTCGCGCCGTTTCGTTCCCACCTCGTTCATCGTGTCGGCCATCACCCTGGCGGTCACCGGCGACGTCCGCCGGGCCATGACGATGCTGCTGATCGCCTGCCCGTGCGCGGTCGGGCTGGCCACCCCGACGGCGATCAGCGCGGCGATCGGCAACGGCGCCCGGCGCGGCATTCTGATCAAGGGCGGCTCACACCTCGAGCAGGCCGGCCAGGTCGACGCGATCGTCTTCGACAAAACCGGCACGCTCACCGTCGGCCGGCCGGTGGTCACCAATATCGTTGCCATGCACAAGGATTGGGAGCCTGAGCAGGTGCTGGCGTATGCCGCCAGCTCCGAGATCCACTCCCGGCACCCGCTGGCCGAGGCGGTGATCCGCTCCACCGAGGAACGCCACATCACCATTCCTCCGCACGAGGAGTGCGAGGTGCTGGTCGGGCTGGGCATGCGCACCTGGGCCGACGGCCGGACCCTGCTGCTGGGCAGCCCGTCGCTGCTGCAGGCCGAGAAGGTCAAGGTGTCCAAGAAGGCCAAGGAGTGGGTGGACAAGCTGCGCCGCCAGGCCGAGACCCCGCTGCTGCTCGCCGTGGACGGCACCCTGGTCGGGCTGATCAGCCTGCGCGACGAGGTCCGTCCCGAGGCCGCCGCGGTATTGAAGAAGTTGCGCGCCAACGGTATTCGCCGAATCGTGATGCTCACCGGCGATCACCCCGACATCGCCGCGGTGGTGGCCGACGAGCTCGGCATCGACGAGTGGCGCGCCGAGGTGATGCCGGAGGACAAGCTCGCCGCGGTGCGCGATCTGCAGGAGGAGGGCTTCGTCGTCGGCATGGTGGGCGACGGCATCAACGACGCGCCGGCGCTGGCCGCCGCCGACATCGGCATCGCGATGGGCCTGGCCGGCACCGACGTCGCCGTGGAGACCGCCGACGTGGCGCTGTCCAACGACGACCTGCACCGGCTGCTCGACGTGCGGGACCTGGGCTCGCGCGCCGTCGACGTCATCCGGGAGAACTACGGCATGTCTATCGCCGTCAACGCCGCGGGG encodes the following:
- a CDS encoding DUF1490 family protein; this translates as MAVYGLLAKAAGTVVTGLVGVTAYEVVRKAVAKAPLHETAVKGAELGLRGTRKAEEAAESARLKLADVMAEARERIGEEAPTPSIADTHDHEH
- the ctpC gene encoding manganese-exporting P-type ATPase CtpC; this translates as MEDPALQVISDAAGRMRVSVGWVRADSRRAVAVEEAVAKCDGVRVVHAYPRTGSVVIWYSPRRCDRSAVLAAIGEAAHVAAELIPARAPHSSEIRNADVLRMVIGGAALALLGVRRYVFARPPLLGPSGRLFATGVTVFTGYPFLRGALRSLRSGRAGTDALVSAATVASLVLRENVVALTVLWLLNIGEYLQDLTLRRTRRAISELLRGSQDTAWIRLEHNEIQVTTDTLQIGDEVVVHDHVAIPVDGEVIDGEAIVDQSAITGENLPVSVVVGMPVHAGSVVVRGRLVVRARAVGNQTTIGRIITRVEEAQHDRAPIQTVGENFSRRFVPTSFIVSAITLAVTGDVRRAMTMLLIACPCAVGLATPTAISAAIGNGARRGILIKGGSHLEQAGQVDAIVFDKTGTLTVGRPVVTNIVAMHKDWEPEQVLAYAASSEIHSRHPLAEAVIRSTEERHITIPPHEECEVLVGLGMRTWADGRTLLLGSPSLLQAEKVKVSKKAKEWVDKLRRQAETPLLLAVDGTLVGLISLRDEVRPEAAAVLKKLRANGIRRIVMLTGDHPDIAAVVADELGIDEWRAEVMPEDKLAAVRDLQEEGFVVGMVGDGINDAPALAAADIGIAMGLAGTDVAVETADVALSNDDLHRLLDVRDLGSRAVDVIRENYGMSIAVNAAGLIIGAGGALSPVLAAILHNASSVAVVANSSRLIRYRLN